TAGATAAACAAACGCAATCAGCTAGTCGTATTAATAATCAACTTATTTTTCTTGGTCGGTTGAGAAAAGAGAAAGGCATTTTTGAATTACTTGAAGCATGTAAAATTTTGTTACAGGCTGAACTTCAATATAATCTTATTTTAGCTGGTGACGGTGATTTGAAAATTATTGAAGATGAATGTGAAAGGCTAGGTATTAGCCAGAATGTAAGTATTGTAGGTTGGGTTGAAGGTAAAGAAAAATATAAATACTTATTGAGTTCTGATGTGTTTGTTTTACCATCTTACTTTGAAGGCTTACCTATTGGTATTCTCGAAGCTATGATTAATAATGTTGCAGTTGTTGCAACTAATGTTGGCGGTATTCCTGATATCATAGACGATGGTCAAGATGGAGTTCTTGTAGAGCCAAGGGATGTAAACGCTTTAGTTTTAGCGTTAAAAAAAGTATTAACTAATGACTCATTAAAAGAAAGATTACGAGTTAAAGCATCAATTAAGGCAAATGATTCTTTTAATAGTAAAAGTATTATTAGTACATTAAAATCTTACTATACTCAGCTTCAAGGATGAATTACACATGTCAAAAAAAGTATTAGCTGTTTCATCAGGAGGTGGGCATTGGGTTCAGCTTATGAGGTTAAAAAAATCTTTTGTAGGCTGCAATCAAGTTTATGTGACAGTTAATGCAGATTATAAATCATATATTGATACTGATGCCGTATTTTATAAAATAAATGACGCAACGAGGTGGGATAAGTTCTCTTTAGTTATTTTAGTTCTCAGATTATTTTGGATTATAGCCTTAGAAAGGCCTGATATTACAGTTTCAACTGGTGCTGCACCTGGATATATAGCAATTAGAATTGCAAAATTATTTGGCTCTAAAACTATTTGGATTGATAGTATAGCAAATGTCGAAAAGATATCTCTTTCAGGTGAAAAAATTTCAAAGCATGCAGATTATTGCTTAACCCAGTGGGAGCATTTACAAAATGATAAATTTGTCTTTTTAGGTAAGTGTTTATGATTTTTCTTACAGTTGGTTCGCAGATGCCATTTGATAGAATGGTATCAATAGTCAATGAATGGTCAAGTCTAAACCCCCATATCGAAATTGTTGCACAAGTTGGTAACTCGAATTCTAGCTTTACTAATTTAACTACAATTAAAAATGTCAAACCAAAAGAGTATGATCAATATATATCACGTGCAGAGTTAGTCATTGGTCATGCTGGTATGGGGACGGTGATAACATGTCGAGACCTTAATAAACCACTAGTTGTAATGTCAAGGCGAGGGGATTTATTTGAAACAAGGAATGATCATCAAATAGCAACTACTAAATGGATAAAAAATTTTCCATATATTGAGGAGTTTTCAACAGTGGAAGAACTTGGTATTTCTATTAATAAACTACTGGATAAATCAGTTGAAATGGAAGTAAAACCTTCTTCTAATAGTGAATTAGTATCTAATATAATTAATATTATTGATAGAGTATAAAATGAGATTTTGTTTGTTTCGTAGTATGTTGTCTGATGATCTTTATAGGGCAGTTGGTAAACGTGGTTTTTTTAATGGACTAAAGTGCTATATAACAGGTCAGGGGTTTAAATATTTATTTTTTTTGCGAATATGTCAGTTTTCAAAAAAAAATAAGCTAATTAAGTACACTATTTATCCTTTTCTTAGATTTTACTTAAGTAGGTTAGAATTTAAGTTAGGAATTTCAATACCAGTTTCTACAATTATAGGTCCTGGATTTTATATAGGCCATTTTGGGGCGATAATAATTAGTAGTAGCGCTGTTATAGGAAAAAATTGTAACGTTTCTCAAGGTGTTACAATTGGCCGAACAAGTAGAGGAAAGCGCATCGGTGCTCCTATTATTGGCGATAATGTTTATTTAGGTCCAGGAAGCATAGTTTCTGGTAATATAGAGATCGGTGACAATGTGGTCATAGGTGCTGGATGTGTTGTAAATTTTTCAATCCCAGAAGGAAGTGTTGTAGGTTCACCCAGACCAGTCATAATCACACAAAATGGTTCGGAAGGTTATGTTAACAATAGAGTCTGAATTTTAGGTTTAGTGTTATGAACAAATTTAAAAAAATATCTTTTTATGTTTTATATTCAATTTTTTTTCAATACTTACCAAACGGTTTCGGTATTATTGGTAAGTTATCAAATATATTAAGAAGGTTTGTGTGTAGAAGAATTTTTACCGAAACAGATGAAGAATTTAATGTGTATAATAATGTTAAATTTCCATTTAATGGTTCTTTAGTTATGAGGAAGAAGTCAAACTTAGGCCCAAGAGCTCTCATAACCGGAAGAGGCCGTGTTACGGTTGGATGTCATGTTATGATGGGTTATGAGTGTTACATAATTACCCAGAATCATAAATATTTAGAAGAAGGCTATGATGGTTATGAACAAAAAGATGTACTTATTGATGATTATTCGTGGATTGGACATCGAGTAACAATTTTACCTGGAATAACAATTGGTAAGCATGCGATTGTAGCTGCAGGAGCTGTTGTAACTAAGGATGTTCCTGACTACGGGATTGTAGGCGGAAACCCAGCTAAATTTATAAAGTCTAGAAGAGATTAATTGTCAACATAATTGCCATTTTATGAATTCAACTCATTTAATTTGTTGGATAGGTTTAATATAACGAATAAATAACCTTAATTCTGGATTGTTTTTTTACTCCCTGATTAGATTGTCTATACTTCCGTGTTGTAGAACTTTACTATTATTTTTGATTATTTTGTTAAATGCCAATGAGCCAAGTTGGTAACAGACATGTAATTGCCCCTTAATTTGCAAAAATATTCTATTTTACCACTGATAAATTGAGTGAATCCTCAATATTTCTTTAATTGAAAGTAAGTTTGAATAAGTTTGCATCTGCACGCGGAACTTTTAGATGGTTCAGGGCGTTTATCTATAATTTACAATACGTTTGAGAAACTCCAGCTTTTAATTATTACAGCTGTCAAGAGTTTCTACATCATGGCTGGCCTCAATCAGTTCTTCGCAAGTATGGCTGTGGATGGAGCAGGCATCGCCGGTTACCAGAATTTCCATGGATTATTAATTATAGATTTAAATGGCGTTTTCCATTATATTTAGTGCGATTGTCATGTCTGATAATAGTCATCTTAATAGAAATAGACTTTCCTAAAAGGAAATCAATTTTATCTGGTCGCGTTATTCTTTCCATTCTACTGAACTTGATACTTGATGAATAAGTTTTGGCTTTTGAATCTTCGACTTAATACGTATAGCTATTAGCCTGATGAGACGAGTAGAGAATTCCTATGATTGTTCCGGTAATTTTAGCAGGAGGCTCGGGTACCCGATTATGGCCGTTATCCCGTACTGCTTTCCCAAAGCAATTCTTTGCACTCTCAGGTCAACTGACAATGCTTCAGCAGACTTGTGATCGTTTGCAAGGCATGCAATTTCATAAGCCAATGGTTATCTGTAATGAAGAGCATCGGTTTTTGGTGGCTGAGCAAATGCGTCAGTTGGGTTCCAGTGCTGATATTTTACTTGAGCCTGCCGGACGTAATACTGCGCCGGCGATTGCATTGGCTGCTCAGCATGCGAGTGCTAAAGCATCCGGTATTGATCAGGCTGTACTGTTAGTTTTAGCGGCTGATCATGTTATCGAAGACACTGCAGCTTTTCAGGCGGCAGTTCAACGACTATTGCCAGAAGTATGTGACGGTAAGTTTGGCACATTAGGTATTGTGCCTACTGAGCCTGCTACGGGTTACGGTTATATTAAGCCTGCAAGTTCTGGCTCGGATATACAGCAAGTCGCTGAGTTTGTTGAAAAGCCAGATGCTCAAACTGCCTGCCAGTATATTGAGGATGGTTATTTCTGGAACAGTGGTATGTTCATGGTATGTGCCGATCGGTATTTGGAAGAACTAAACCGATATCGGCCGGATATTACCCAGGCATGTAATGCTGCAATGGCTGATGTTTCCCATGACATGGATTTTATCCGGGTTGATAAGGCTGCGTTTGAGGCTTGTCCGGATGAGTCTATCGACTATGCCGTGATGGAACCTTTGTGTGCTGCTGGTGATTCAGTTGTAATGACAGCGCTTGATGCTGGTTGGAGTGATGTCGGCAGTTGGTCTGCGCTTTGGGAAATCTCTGATAAGGATGTCGATGGTAATGCGGTTACTGGCGCAGGGGAGACTGTCCTCAAAGATACTTCAGGCAGTTACGTATATTCGCAAGACCGTTTGGTAACAACGCTTGGTGTTGATGATCTTGTGGTTATTGATACCCCTGATGCTTTGCTGGTTGCCAGTAAAGATAAAGTGCAGGATGTAAAAAGCATTGTTGCTGAGATTAAAGCGTCTGGGCGCAGTGAGCACCATCAGCATCGTAAAGTGTATCGCCCTTGGGGTAAGTACGATTCCATTGATAACGGCGAACGCTATCAGGTAAAGCGTATTACGGTTAACCCAGGTGCAAAGCTGAGCTTACAGATGCATCACCACCGGGCAGAGCACTGGATTGTTGTATCCGGGACTGCAAAAGTTACGAATGGTGATCAGACATTCTTAGTTGGCGAAAATGAGTCAACCTTCATTCCTATTGGCGTTACTCACAGCCTTGAAAACCCGGGGATGATTCCATTAGAACTGATTGAGGTTCAGTCCGGGTCTTATCTCGGTGAAGATGATATCGTCAGATTTGAAGACTTATACGGGCGAAACTGATCAGACAAAAAAAGCCGCATATGCGGCTGTTTTATTAGCTTTTTTATTAGTAATCCGGTTATTAGTAAACGTTTATTAATAGCCTAGTGGATTCTGCTTTTGCCAGTTCCAGTGGTCACTGATCATATCTGTTAGATCATGCTCAGCTTGCCAGCCTAGTTGCTCTTTGCTGTAAGTAACAGAAGCGTAGCACTCTGCAATGTCTCCGGCTCTTCTTGGAGCGACTTTGTAATTGATTTGCTGTTTTGATATTTTTGAAAACGCATTCACAATTTCAAGTACTGAATTTCCGTTACCCGTACCCAGATTATATTCTTTGCATTGATGATTGCTTTCTTTACTCGTTATCTTCGACAACGCAGCAAGGTGTCCGCGAGCTAAGTCGACCACGTGAATGTAGTCGCGCACACCTGTGCCATCTGGAGTTGGGTAGTCATCACCGAAAACACTTAGGCACTCAAGCTTGCCACTGGCTATCTGTGCTACATAGGGCATCAGGTTATTTGGTATTCCGCTTGGATCTTCACCAATCAGGCCGCTTTTATGGGCGCCAACGGGGTTAAAGTAACGCAGGATAGCTGTATTCCACTGGTCGTCTGAAACTGAGATATCCCGAAGGATGTTCTCGATCATCAGCTTTGACTGACCATAAGGATTGGTTGCTGATAGTGGGAAGTCTTCAGTTATCGGTAGGGAAGCCGGGTCGCCATAGACGGTGGCAGAAGAGCTGAATACCAGGTTCTTACAGTTAGCTTCGGTCATTGCTGCAAACAGAAGCAGTGAGGCAGCTACATTGTTCTGATAGTAGTTGATTGGTTTTTCTACAGACTCACCGACCGCTTTATACCCTGCAAAGTGTATAACCGCTTCAATGTTGTTCTGACTGAATACTGTATTCAGTAAACTCGCATCGGAAACATCACCTTCAACCAATGCTGGGGGGGGGCCGCATATAGTTTCTATACGATTGAGTACTTCTGGTTTTGAATTACAAAAGTTGTCTAAGATGAGTACATCATAGCCAGCTTCGATCAGTTCGATACAGGTGTGGCTGCCAATGTAACCGGCGCCGCCGGTAACCAGAATTGTCATGATGAGTCCTTTTAGATTGAACGGGTAATATCCATGTAAAGATTGGCAAATTATACAGGGGTTTTACATGCCTGATAATTGTTATATCAACGATAGTAGCCACTTTCTAAAATACTCAGCACCTTGTTTCGGCCGGGCTGTTTGCTCAGGTTCGAGCATTAAAAACTGTGAGGTGGTTTCTACACTGCTGCTAACCGGTTTAATCAGCAGGCCGCTGGCCAGATAGTCATCTACCAGGTTTTCCCACCCAAGTGCCAGGCCCTGACCATTGAGCGCGGACTGAATTACTAACAGGTAGTTATTGATGTTCATCCGTGGGCCAGCGTCGGCTTTGTATTCAATATTGCAGGCGCGGAACCAGGCTTGCCAGCTGAGCCATTCTTCATCGACTATCAAAATTAGCTATGCTTTCTAGTCTCATTGTAGTGAGTGGTTGCTATGTTCAGCTGCAATAGTCCAGTATACTTTCATCGTTTGAATTGGTGATAGCAGGATTGAGACATAAGACGAAAAACTCCAGATTTATTCTTCTATGTGACAGTTGTATAAGGACTTAATATGCGTCGTATTATCGTAACCGGTGGGGCTGGCTTTATAGGCTCGGCAGTTATTCGATATTTAATCAAATCTACAGACAACTTTGTGGCTAATGTTGATAAACTTACATATGCAGGTAATTTGGATTCATTAAATGAGATTAGTGACTCGCAAAAGTATCAGTTTTTTGGTGTAGATATCTGTGATAAAGCAGCACTGGAAAAAGTTTTTGATGAGTTTAAACCGACTGATGTCATGCATTTAGCTGCTGAAAGCCATGTTGACCGCTCTATTGATGGGCCTGCGGCATTTATTCATACCAATGTTGTAGGTACTTGCGTGTTGTTAGAGGTCGCACGTGAGTATTGGTCAGTACTGGATAGGCAAAAAAAAGACGCGTTTCGATTTCATCATGTGTCTACGGATGAAGTCTATGGTGACCTTGAAGGTACTGAAGACCTATTTACTGAAGAAACACCTTATGCGCCCAGCAGCCCATATTCGGCCAGTAAAGCAAGTTCAGATCATTTAGTAAGAGCGTGGGGGCGGACTTATGGCTTTCCGATTCTTTTGACAAATTGTTCAAATAATTACGGTCCTTATCATTTCCCTGAAAAATTGATTCCTCATGTAATTCTAAATGCGTTAAGTGGTAAGGCTTTACCTGTATATGGCGATGGCAAGCAAGTACGGGACTGGTTGTATGTTGAAGATCATGCAAGGGCACTTGTAACAGTCTTGATGAACGGAAAGCTTGGTGAAACTTATAACATCGGTGGTCATAATGAAAAGCAGAACATAGAAATTGTAGAGACAATTTGTGAATTGCTTGAGGAAATGGTGCCTGGTAAACCAGAGGGCATCAATCAGTATAGAGACTTAATAGAGTTCGTTAATGATCGTCCTGGTCATGATGTACGTTATGCGATTGACGCTTCTAAAATAGCTGAACAGCTAGGTTGGCTCCCGGAAGAAACTTTTGAAACTGGTATCAGGAAAACAGTTTGTTGGTACCTGGAAAATAGTTGGTGGTGGGAAAAAGTTCTTAACGGTGATTATCGTCTTGATCGTTTAGGCAGTGTTTAATTTTTGGATTAAGTATGACTAAGTACAAAGGTATTATTTTAGCCGGTGGTTCAGGTTCTCGTTTGCACCCCATCACTTTAGGTACATCAAAACAACTGTTACCTATTTATGATAAACCGATGATCTATTATCCAATTTCGGTTTTGATGTTGTCTGGTATTCGTGAAATTTTAATAATTTCAACGCCTGAGGACATGCCTGGTTTTAAACGTTTGCTTGGTGACGGTAGCCAGTTTGGTGTTGATTTTAGTTATGAAGTTCAGCCTACACCTGATGGGCTTGCTCAGGCATTCCTGATTGGTGAAAAGTTCATTAATGAAGATCATGTTGCTCTTGTTCTTGGAGATAACATTTTTTATGGTCAGCACTTTAGCGATAAGCTTAAATCCGCGGTTACCAGAGAAAATGGTGCAACTGTATTTGGTTATCATGTAAGTGATCCGGAGCGGTTTGGTGTAGTTGAGTTTTGTGATGATGGCAAAGCTCTGAGTATTGAGGAGAAGCCTCTAAGCCCTAAATCAAATTATGCAGTTACTGGTTTGTATTTTTATGACAATGATGTCATTGAAATTGCTAAATCTATTAAACCTTCTTTACGTGGTGAGTTAGAGATTACAGATGTTAATAACGCTTATTTAAATCGCGGGGATCTTAATGTCGAGATGCTTGGTCGCGGCTTTGCCTGGCTAGATACTGGAACACATGACTCATTGATTGATGCAAGTATGTTTGTTCAGACTGTTGAAAAGAGACAAGGCTTTAAAATTGCCTGTCTAGAAGAAATATCTTATCAGAATGGCTGGATAGACGAATCACGGCTGGCTATGCAAGCAGAAAAGCTAGCTAAAACGAACTATGGTCAATACCTATTTTCACTGATTGGGAACGGAAAATAATGAACGTTTTAAAAACGTCTATACAAGATGCAGTGATTATAGAACCAAAGGTTTTTGGTGATGACCGTGGTTTTTTTTTGGAGACGTTTCGAGAAAATCGATATGCAGAGTTAATTGGTTCAGAACTTAGTTTTGTTCAGGATAATCATTCTAGGTCCAGTAAGGGGGTTTTGCGTGGTTTGCATTTTCAGCACAAGAGACCGCAGGGCAAGTTAGTTAGAGTTGTTCGTGGTGAAGTGTTTGATGTTGCTGTTGATATTCGCCGAGATTCACCAACCTATGGACAGTGGGAAGGTGTGATTTTAACAGAAGATAATAAGCGTCAGTTCTGGGTTCCTCCTGGATTGGCGCATGGTTTTTTAGTGTTGTCTGATGTCGCAGATTTTGAGTACAAATGCACAGATTACTATGATCCGCTAGATGAAGGTTGTTTATCTTGGGATGATCCTACTGTAGGTGTTGAATGGCCTGTTGTAGATCAACCGTTACTTTCATCGAAGGACCTTCTAGGTAAGCGGCTAGCTGACCTATGAGTACTGATAAGTGGCTAATTACGGGGGCTAATGGGCAGCTTGGTAGCTGTGCGCAAGATTTATTCAAAGCGAAGGGGATTAAATTTGTAGCTCTGAGCTCTTCCGAACTAGATGTAACTGACAGATTGCAAGTGATGTCGCAGTTAGATCAGATTAAACCCACTGTAGTGCTGAATGCAGCAGCTTTTACTGCCGTTGATAAGGCTGAGGCAGAGCAGGAAGTCGCTACTGCTGTAAACGTCGAAGGACCAGGCTTGTTGGCAGAATGGTGTGATATTAATAATGCTGTGTTGATTCATATATCGACAGATTATGTTTTCGATGGTGTTTCGTCTTCTGCTTATAAAGAATCCGATAGTACAGCCCCAATGAGTGTATATGGCGTTACAAAACTTCAAGGCGAATTACTACTGGCAGAAAAACTAGAACGGTTTCTTATATTAAGAACCTCATGGGTTTTTAGCGAGTATGGTAATAACTTTGTTAAAACTATGTTGCGCTTAGGTCGTGATAGAGATCAATTGAGAGTTGTAAATGATCAGTTTGGATGCCCCACATATGCCGGTGATATTGCTGAAGCAGCCTATATTTTGCATTTGGCTGCTAAGCAAAATGATGAAGGGTGGGGTATTTACCATTATTGTGGAGATGTTGCTGTCAGCTGGTGGGAATTTGCGCGTCAAATTTTTAATACAGCAGTTGCTGAAGGTAAACAGTCGGTATCTCCAATCTTAAACGGTATACCGACATCGGAATATCCAACACCTGCTGTTAGGCCTCTTTTTTCGGTACTTGATTGCGCTAAAGCTGAAGCGTTATCAGTAGAGTTGTCTGATTGGAAAGAGCGCTTACGGATTGTGATTCCTAAGCTCTAAATTAGTGAAAGAAGCCATTTCCTGAAATACTCAGCACCTTGTTTTGGCCGAGCTGTCTGCTCAGGTTCAAGCATTAAAAACTGGGAGGTGGTTTCTACACTGCTGCTAACCGGTTTAATCAGCAGGCCGCTGGCCAGATAATCATCTACCAAATTTTCCCACCCAAGTGCCAGGCCCTGACCATTGAGCGCGGATTGTATTACCAGTAGGTAGTTATTGATGTTCATCCGTGGGCCAGCGTCAGCTTTGTATTCAATATTGCAGGCGCGGAACCATGCTTGCCAGCTGAGCCATTCTTCACCCACTTCCAGTGTTAGTAGTGTGCCTTTTAGCATGTCTTCAGTTGCCTGGATATGCGGGTTCTTTTCAAGATAGCCGGGGCTGCATACCGGGAATACGTTTTCGGCAAATAATGGTGTTGCGTTCAGGTCTGCCGGCGTTTCGTGGCAGAAGAACAGCGCGATATCGAATTCATTGTGGCGGATGTCTTTCAGGGAGTCGACCGCCAGTATGCGTACATCTATGTCCGGATGTAACTCCTGAAAGGCGTTGAAGCGGGGCAGTAACCAGAAGGACGCCATAGCATGGGTCGTTACTACCGTTACCTGCTGATCACCCTGCCATTGCAGAATGTTACCGGTGGCACCTGCAACCAGTAACAGAGATTGTTGGATACTGTCGTAATATTCAGCGCCTGTATTCGTCAGAGTCAGGCTGCGTTTATCGCGGATAAACAACTTACGGCCGAGATAGTCTTCTAGGTGACGAATCTGACGGCTGACGGCGCCCTGGGTAACGTTGAGTTCATCGGCGGCCCGCGTGAAGCTCAGGTGGCGGGCAGAAGACTCAAATACAACCAGGCTGTTGAGCGGTGGCAGGGGAGTAATACGCATAGGTATTTGTTGGCTCTTATTGTTATTTTTTGTAATAGATAATGGCGATTTTAAGCTTTAAGCCGGTTTAAAGGTGTTGAGCTTTAAGCAGAATTTTCGCTACATATTCTTTTATTATCAGGCAATTTAGTGAGTTTTTAAGGTTTTTTCAATCTTGTTCTTAATGCATTACATTTTGTAATGAATCGGCGACCGAAAAGTCGTTTGTCAGCTTTCCGGGTGCGCCGCTACTATTGAGGGATAAACAGGGTATTTATGAGAGTCGTTAAACAGCAGCGCAACACTGCGAGACTCAACATGATGCCTGAGAATAAGAATCCACCGGTTGTAGTCTGTTTGCCGGTTCCTTTTGAGAGCACACTTATGACTGATTCAATGCTGAAAATCCCTCTGGCTACTCTGGACGCCGTCCATAAACCTATTGCTGATGCGAGCGGCATGCCTAACGCGGTTTATGATGACCCCGCTATGTTTGAATACGAGCGCGATAATGTTCTGGGTAAAACCTGGGCGGGCTTGGCATTCGGTAGCGAATTGCCTAAAAAAGGCTTCGCAAAGCCGGTCGATTTTATGGGCCTGCCACTGGCGATCATGCGTAACCGTGATGGCGAAATTAACGTATTTCATAACGTCTGTAGCCACCGCGGCATGATTCTGCTGCGTGAAGAAACTGAAGTAGAAGGTATGGTGCGTTGCCCGTATCACTCCTGGACCTATGATCTGAACGGTAACCTTAAGGGCACGCCACACATTGGCGGTGTTGGTGTACATAAGGCGGAAGGCTTTGTGTGTGAGAAGCACGGCTTACGTAAGGTCCGTTCGGCCATGTGGAACGACATCATATTTATTAATCTGTCCGGTGAAGGCATTGCTTTTGAAGACTACATTTCGCCACTGGTACAGCGCTGGGAAGAGTTCACCGGCAAGGGCGGTTTTGACAAGGTAAGTGTTGCGCCAACGGGCAGTGCTATGGAGCTGACTGTAATGGCGAACTGGAAGCTGGCGGTAGAGAACTACTGCGAGGCTTATCATCTACCATGGGTTCACCCAAGCCTGAATACGTATTCGCCGCTGGATCAGCATTACAACCTGATTGTAAATGACGACATGTCTGGCCAGGGCAGTTACACCTATAACCTGTCTGATGTTGCTGGCACAAGCTTGCCGCAGTTTACTGACTGGCCACAGGATAAGATCCGTCAGGCTGAGTATATTTCCTTGTACCCGAACGTACTGTTAGGCGTACAGGCTGATCACGTGTTCTCAATTATTCTTCAGCCAAAGGCAAACAACGAGACTTTGGAGAAACTGCAGCTAGCCTATGTGGGCGATGAAGCTTGTGGCGATAAGTACGCTGCTTGCCGTTCATCCGTGCTGGAAAGCTGGAAGGTTGTATTTGGGGAAGACGTATTTGCTGTAGAAGGTATGCAGAATGGTCGTAAGTCTCCGGCATTCCAGGGCGGCGTATTTTCACCAGTATTAGACGGACCAACGCATCATTTCCATCAGTGGGTCGCTAACCGTTATGCTGAGTCTATGGCGTAAGCCTTCAGACAGACTGGAGTAATACATGACAGAACAAAAAAACTGGCAGAATTTCATTGCCGGCGAGTGGGTTGATGGCAGCGAAACTAT
The DNA window shown above is from Aliamphritea ceti and carries:
- the galE gene encoding UDP-glucose 4-epimerase GalE — its product is MTILVTGGAGYIGSHTCIELIEAGYDVLILDNFCNSKPEVLNRIETICGPPPALVEGDVSDASLLNTVFSQNNIEAVIHFAGYKAVGESVEKPINYYQNNVAASLLLFAAMTEANCKNLVFSSSATVYGDPASLPITEDFPLSATNPYGQSKLMIENILRDISVSDDQWNTAILRYFNPVGAHKSGLIGEDPSGIPNNLMPYVAQIASGKLECLSVFGDDYPTPDGTGVRDYIHVVDLARGHLAALSKITSKESNHQCKEYNLGTGNGNSVLEIVNAFSKISKQQINYKVAPRRAGDIAECYASVTYSKEQLGWQAEHDLTDMISDHWNWQKQNPLGY
- a CDS encoding serine O-acetyltransferase translates to MRFCLFRSMLSDDLYRAVGKRGFFNGLKCYITGQGFKYLFFLRICQFSKKNKLIKYTIYPFLRFYLSRLEFKLGISIPVSTIIGPGFYIGHFGAIIISSSAVIGKNCNVSQGVTIGRTSRGKRIGAPIIGDNVYLGPGSIVSGNIEIGDNVVIGAGCVVNFSIPEGSVVGSPRPVIITQNGSEGYVNNRV
- a CDS encoding acyltransferase — translated: MGYECYIITQNHKYLEEGYDGYEQKDVLIDDYSWIGHRVTILPGITIGKHAIVAAGAVVTKDVPDYGIVGGNPAKFIKSRRD
- the rfbA gene encoding glucose-1-phosphate thymidylyltransferase RfbA, translating into MTKYKGIILAGGSGSRLHPITLGTSKQLLPIYDKPMIYYPISVLMLSGIREILIISTPEDMPGFKRLLGDGSQFGVDFSYEVQPTPDGLAQAFLIGEKFINEDHVALVLGDNIFYGQHFSDKLKSAVTRENGATVFGYHVSDPERFGVVEFCDDGKALSIEEKPLSPKSNYAVTGLYFYDNDVIEIAKSIKPSLRGELEITDVNNAYLNRGDLNVEMLGRGFAWLDTGTHDSLIDASMFVQTVEKRQGFKIACLEEISYQNGWIDESRLAMQAEKLAKTNYGQYLFSLIGNGK
- the rfbD gene encoding dTDP-4-dehydrorhamnose reductase, producing the protein MSTDKWLITGANGQLGSCAQDLFKAKGIKFVALSSSELDVTDRLQVMSQLDQIKPTVVLNAAAFTAVDKAEAEQEVATAVNVEGPGLLAEWCDINNAVLIHISTDYVFDGVSSSAYKESDSTAPMSVYGVTKLQGELLLAEKLERFLILRTSWVFSEYGNNFVKTMLRLGRDRDQLRVVNDQFGCPTYAGDIAEAAYILHLAAKQNDEGWGIYHYCGDVAVSWWEFARQIFNTAVAEGKQSVSPILNGIPTSEYPTPAVRPLFSVLDCAKAEALSVELSDWKERLRIVIPKL
- a CDS encoding mannose-1-phosphate guanylyltransferase/mannose-6-phosphate isomerase, giving the protein MIVPVILAGGSGTRLWPLSRTAFPKQFFALSGQLTMLQQTCDRLQGMQFHKPMVICNEEHRFLVAEQMRQLGSSADILLEPAGRNTAPAIALAAQHASAKASGIDQAVLLVLAADHVIEDTAAFQAAVQRLLPEVCDGKFGTLGIVPTEPATGYGYIKPASSGSDIQQVAEFVEKPDAQTACQYIEDGYFWNSGMFMVCADRYLEELNRYRPDITQACNAAMADVSHDMDFIRVDKAAFEACPDESIDYAVMEPLCAAGDSVVMTALDAGWSDVGSWSALWEISDKDVDGNAVTGAGETVLKDTSGSYVYSQDRLVTTLGVDDLVVIDTPDALLVASKDKVQDVKSIVAEIKASGRSEHHQHRKVYRPWGKYDSIDNGERYQVKRITVNPGAKLSLQMHHHRAEHWIVVSGTAKVTNGDQTFLVGENESTFIPIGVTHSLENPGMIPLELIEVQSGSYLGEDDIVRFEDLYGRN
- a CDS encoding UDP-N-acetylglucosamine transferase subunit ALG14 produces the protein MSKKVLAVSSGGGHWVQLMRLKKSFVGCNQVYVTVNADYKSYIDTDAVFYKINDATRWDKFSLVILVLRLFWIIALERPDITVSTGAAPGYIAIRIAKLFGSKTIWIDSIANVEKISLSGEKISKHADYCLTQWEHLQNDKFVFLGKCL
- a CDS encoding glycosyltransferase codes for the protein MIFLTVGSQMPFDRMVSIVNEWSSLNPHIEIVAQVGNSNSSFTNLTTIKNVKPKEYDQYISRAELVIGHAGMGTVITCRDLNKPLVVMSRRGDLFETRNDHQIATTKWIKNFPYIEEFSTVEELGISINKLLDKSVEMEVKPSSNSELVSNIINIIDRV
- a CDS encoding glycosyltransferase family 4 protein, whose amino-acid sequence is MQDKKKVIMIGCSPNSPGGISSVIKTYEQNSLFDGSVRYISSYYSSNKLLMIFRFCISFCQFIYNLVVFKPDIVHVHSASRGSFWRKYIFLRVSCFFGIKTIFHLHSGEFINFYTNQSVAVKNRIRVFLENVDLVIALTPYWKEKINYISTEINVKVLFNPVDKQTQSASRINNQLIFLGRLRKEKGIFELLEACKILLQAELQYNLILAGDGDLKIIEDECERLGISQNVSIVGWVEGKEKYKYLLSSDVFVLPSYFEGLPIGILEAMINNVAVVATNVGGIPDIIDDGQDGVLVEPRDVNALVLALKKVLTNDSLKERLRVKASIKANDSFNSKSIISTLKSYYTQLQG
- the rfbB gene encoding dTDP-glucose 4,6-dehydratase, yielding MRRIIVTGGAGFIGSAVIRYLIKSTDNFVANVDKLTYAGNLDSLNEISDSQKYQFFGVDICDKAALEKVFDEFKPTDVMHLAAESHVDRSIDGPAAFIHTNVVGTCVLLEVAREYWSVLDRQKKDAFRFHHVSTDEVYGDLEGTEDLFTEETPYAPSSPYSASKASSDHLVRAWGRTYGFPILLTNCSNNYGPYHFPEKLIPHVILNALSGKALPVYGDGKQVRDWLYVEDHARALVTVLMNGKLGETYNIGGHNEKQNIEIVETICELLEEMVPGKPEGINQYRDLIEFVNDRPGHDVRYAIDASKIAEQLGWLPEETFETGIRKTVCWYLENSWWWEKVLNGDYRLDRLGSV
- the rfbC gene encoding dTDP-4-dehydrorhamnose 3,5-epimerase, which gives rise to MNVLKTSIQDAVIIEPKVFGDDRGFFLETFRENRYAELIGSELSFVQDNHSRSSKGVLRGLHFQHKRPQGKLVRVVRGEVFDVAVDIRRDSPTYGQWEGVILTEDNKRQFWVPPGLAHGFLVLSDVADFEYKCTDYYDPLDEGCLSWDDPTVGVEWPVVDQPLLSSKDLLGKRLADL